Below is a genomic region from Sebastes umbrosus isolate fSebUmb1 chromosome 20, fSebUmb1.pri, whole genome shotgun sequence.
GCTCATTTAAAGTAGGTAAAACCTTTGTTTATGTGATCATCAGCTCTGCATGTTGACGTCACATTGTGCTCAGGTGTTGCACAGCTCCTGTTGTTGATGGCTCTGTCTGCTACCTCTGTGTTATTGATCAGTGAAGTGATCAATTATTGACCCTCTGCTATTATTATGTTGAAGGTGATCAGTAATAATTTGGTCAGGGGacatattttatacacttgCAACACTAAGAAACTGgtgaaatgtaactaagtaaTGTGCAGATTTGAGCTACTTGAGTCTTTTATTTTCATgccatttttttactttactatatttatctgacagctcataaaaattaagatttttgcatacaaaacatatattttttttggcatttttcactatttgtcCATTTgtttacaaaccaaacagttgaatgtaatgatataatatataatagtacagtcacatttttctgcattgagtacttttacttgtaatactttaaaggtcccatattgtgctcattttcaggttcattcttttattttatgtttctattacatcatgtttacatgctgtaatgttacaaaaaatataaataggGAGGACATAAAATTAGGAACACCTCTCAATATAATGTAGTCCAGTatataaatagaaatataataaattgaCATTCCCCACCATGTCATTAATAACTGATCATTATATAAACTCTGTCAAGGTAGAGTTTATGGCAGAGTTGTtgcattaatggagaaaataatcagcagattaatccatgatgaaaataatcactaGTTGCAATCCGATAGAACAGCAAAATCGTGCTTTTATATTAATGTAATGATATAAGTagtcacattttattataaaaataatgttgtttttttttaaatatcacaaagTTGAACACATATTGATTGCTGGTAGCTGGTATCTTCTCAATAAATCCCAATCTCCAATGTTGTTTTCTCCTCTCTACCACACAACGTTGACCAGGAACCTGCTGGTTCCCAGGTCTACCTGATGAGTATGAGCCTGACTACAGAACCCCCCCCTAACGATGTTCCCGCTGTTACTGAAGCGGTTACAGAGGCGGTCACAGAAGCTGTTACAGAAGCTGTTACAGAAGCTGTTACAGGTTTAAAAGCAtcattattttccaacataAATGTCTCTGTGATATCACTTTGTCCTTTGTGCGGTcaggtgtgtgtctgttgacaaatgtaaatgtttgtaaCCCATCTGAAACTGCtctcagcagaatcatttaccGCTACGTGTCCCCAACACGTGTGAACGTCTTCAATATCAACACGTTTTCAGTTTCAAGGCTCAGCAGCcgttgaaagggttaaagagaTCTTTAGGATCAGTAACTATCTGCTCTGTTCTAACCCACCAGAGTCAGAGAGCAAAGTGATGACCACGGTCGAGAAGAAGGACAAGAAGCCAGATGATGTggccgaggaagaggaggaggaggaagaatacGTGGTGGAAAGGGTCCTGAATCGGCGGGTGGTGAAAGGGAGAGTAGAGTATCTTCTTAAGTGGAAAGGCTTCTCTGAGTGAGTGTTGTTTTCATACACATCATCCactctcttcatcctcttttACAGTCCTCTAAATCTGATGTTGCATCCAAATTATAACCAAGAGAATGAGACCCCGGCATATTTAACAGACAACTAAGTTATAAAtgtaatactgtatgtgcttgTGTCTGCAGGGGAGATAACACGTGGGAGCCAGATGACAACCTGGACTGTCCAGATCTGATCGCAGAATTCCTGCAGTCGCAGAAATCAGCACACGAAGGAAAGAGGAAGGCGGCCGGAGACGCAGGAGACGACGACAGTAAATCGAAGAGGAAAAAAGACGATGTAAGTCcatattctttgtttttgttagagTCCATCAATGGTCTGCGGTTAATATGCATAACTGTAAGATTCACTCCtgtattaaagggtaactttggtatttttcaacctattcTCCCATGATTTGGGTCTAAGTGACTACAGCCTACAGTCTaaggttacagcgttctccctcaatactggaccaatttcagaaattgtcaCCCTCGTTAGTCAGTTagtcacaaaaacatgtgaaaataagggttgaaaaataccaaagttcccctttaagggccctgacacaccaagccaacctCAAATACAGGCTTATTCTTCTGTTAAAAGTTGCAATTGAAcgcaccacaaagactacagccaacggccagcTGACCACCGACATGCAGGTATGTTTTACACCTGCATGAGGACACTACTTAAATTAGATTAAATAGTCTCATCAGTAATAATATGTAATGTGTAAAAAGTTGCAACTGGCACTGTTGAGCTGTTTtctttgctttgctctggtgttgTCTGCCCACATTCTGCTGCTTGCAAAGAAAAGGCAAAATCAAACTCTTTTAATCcacattttctgcattttctgtgtgtgcagaGCAGTTTAAAACATCACTAGGTAAACATGattaaacacacagcagctacAGTAAGTTGGTGAGATGAAGAGTTGCAGGTGTTTATTGTAGTTTAGGTAAACCTTGAACCACATCAAGGTAaggaatagggctgtcaatcgattaaaatattgaatcacgattaatcgcaaattaatcgcacattttgtatctgttaaaaatgtaccttaaaggaagattttgATAgaacgattaatcaataatgcaAATTATTGTCAGTTACAGCCCTATAAATATGTAGAAGAAAAA
It encodes:
- the LOC119479939 gene encoding chromobox protein homolog 1-like isoform X1; this encodes MSMSLTTEPPPNDVPAVTEAVTEAVTEAVTEAVTEAVTESESKVMTTVEKKDKKPDDVAEEEEEEEEYVVERVLNRRVVKGRVEYLLKWKGFSEGDNTWEPDDNLDCPDLIAEFLQSQKSAHEGKRKAAGDAGDDDSKSKRKKDDTEKLRGFARALDPERIIGATDSTGELMFLMKWKNSDEADLVPAKEANVKCPQVVIAFYEERLTWHSYPTEDEKKDDKN
- the LOC119479939 gene encoding chromobox protein homolog 1-like isoform X2, whose translation is MTTVEKKDKKPDDVAEEEEEEEEYVVERVLNRRVVKGRVEYLLKWKGFSEGDNTWEPDDNLDCPDLIAEFLQSQKSAHEGKRKAAGDAGDDDSKSKRKKDDTEKLRGFARALDPERIIGATDSTGELMFLMKWKNSDEADLVPAKEANVKCPQVVIAFYEERLTWHSYPTEDEKKDDKN